The following coding sequences lie in one Rutidosis leptorrhynchoides isolate AG116_Rl617_1_P2 chromosome 6, CSIRO_AGI_Rlap_v1, whole genome shotgun sequence genomic window:
- the LOC139855545 gene encoding DNA-binding protein S1FA-like: MDHDSDPSFDRSQFKDAKATGFNPGLIVLLVVGGLLITFLVGNYALYMYAQKTLPPRKKKPVSKKKLKREKLKQGVAVPGE; encoded by the exons ATGGATCACGATTCGGATCCTTCGTTTGATCGATCG CAATTCAAGGATGCAAAAGCCACAGGATTCAACCCAGGATTGATTGTTTTGCTGGTTGTTGGTGGGCTACTGATTACGTTTCTTGTTGGAAACTATGCGCTGTACATGTATGCCCAAAAGACCCTGCCTCCGAGAAAAAAGAAGCCAGTCTCCAAGAAGAAGTTGAAGAGGGAGAAACTGAAGCAAGGTGTTGCAGTACCTGGAGAATAG